TGCTTCCCCTGATTGGAAGCAGGCAAAACTTAGTGTGGCTTTATTCTGATCTTACTCGTTCAAAAAGAAGAAGAAAAAGAATCCTGCTGCTTGCGCTCTCGGAATTCCCACTGCACTTCCGATCAAGGAACCATTTTTTCGTACGTCACCATTACTATCAATGCGTCCGATCAGACTTCCGTTCTTACGTACATCTCCACTGGAATCGATCGAACCCACTAGTGATCCGTTCATCCGGATATCTCCGCTGGAGTCGATTCTACCGATCAGGCTTCCGTTTTTCCGAACATCCCCGCCGGATTCAAATCTTCCCACGAGAGAGCCGTTCAACCTTACATCTCCGTTGGAGTCGATACTGCCAATAAGAGAGCCGTTCTTTCTTAGATCACCTGCCTGCAAGGAGCCCAAGCCAGCGCTTAAAAAGAGGGCCACAACTATGAGTTTCAAAATTGATTTCATTTATGTATCTCCGTTCTTATATTCAAAGTTAACAAGTATACGGACATTTTTTGAGGAATATTATATGTTTCTTTCTCTGCTCTGCTTCCGATCCATTGATTAAAATGTAGTGTTCATTCCATTTGCAGAAGCTTGAGTTTTTTAGATCGGAACGTTATACACTATTCTATATCCTCGTCGGATTCTAATTCCAATTCGCATAATTGAGAATAATGCCCTGGCTTAATTTCCTTTCTGTCTCTTATGATTCCCGAGATTGGAATAAAGAAACTTGATCTTAGTCCGTACAATCTTCCATAAACTCCATCTCCTTTTTTATAAGAAGCTCTCGAATCTATTCGAAATCGTAAGATCCTCTTTCCGATGATCTGCACTGCGGCCAAGAATACTTGGTCTGAATCGAATAACTCCAGATAAAATTTAGGAAGAAGTCTAAATGTATTTTTTAAAAAAGACGTTTTGGTCATATAAGCGCATTCTATTGTAAAGGCCGGACAAATAGGTATCATCCTTCTTAAAATCCCGTGTTTTCGGTTACGATTCCGTAAAAAGAAACGCCTGAAAAATTCCTTCTCAAATGATACGTATTTTTGATTGTCTCGGAATTTCCCGAAAGAAAGAATGTCCGGCATGAATCCAAGTACGAAAAAACTCCAAACCAAATTAGCGGTGATTCATCTTTTGCAGGAAAACAAAAGAATGAGTTTGGAGGATCTTTCCAAGTATTCCGGTATTGATGATATAAAAGATCTTAAAAAAGAACTCGGAAAATTGTACATGGTGGGTTCTTATCCTTATACTCCTGACCAATTTGTGGAATTGGATTATGATGGAGAAACGATCGGTATTCGTATGCCTTTGAGTCTCGAGCAAGGATTAGTCCTAAGTGTAAAAGAGTGGGCCACGATCCGAAAATTATTTTTGGAAGAAGACGAAAAGGAAACGAGCAGTTCCAGAAAAAAGATTCTGAAATCTATATTAGATAAAATTCATACAATCCTTCCTTCCGCAGGGATCCCGAGCGAAAACGAGTTAAAAAAGGATATTGAGGACTCCATCTCCGAAGGTAAATCCTTACAGATCAAATACCGCGCACAGGGAGAGTCCGAACCGGAATCCAGAAAAGTAGATCCTTGGGCTCTATTAAGTTTTAGAGAAGAATATCTGATTGGATATTGCCATTCCAGAAAGGCACCTAGAACATTTAGATTGGATTCCATTCTTCAATTGAATAGAACCCTGGAAAATGTTGCGGAAATCCCGGACGAAGAAAGAAAGAATGCGATCTCCAAATTAAAGGAATTTGTCCAAGGAGGAGCGGGGGATTCGAATTTCGCAGAGATCTATCATACTGCGGAAGTTTACTTTAATCTACATTCTCGTTTGCATTTAGAAAGAACTTCTAGCAAAAAGCAGATCGGAGGCGTTACTTATTACCTTTCTAAGGCAAGGATCAGAAACCAGGATTGGTTCTTATCTATTTTGAAAGGTTTTGGTCCGAATGTAATTTTGCAAAGTCCTCCTGCTTTAAAAGAAAGAATGATTGCATATTGGGAGACTGTTTCTTCTGATTTGTCCAATTAGGAATCGATTGACTCCTTTCTCTTTACCATTGATTCAGGATATACCTTGCTTTCTCCCGCAAAGATCAACTTAGGATTAGAGATCCCTTACAAAAGGCCTGACGGATTTCATGAGATCCGGAGTGTATTCTTACGTTTGAATTGGGGAGATGATATTCAGATAGAACCTATCTCTCCCGGATCTTTTGAGTTGGTCTCTGATAACCAAATCATTTTGGAAAAGAGACATTTATACGATGAGGTTTCCGAGAAAGGAGACATCCGTAAGAATATTCTTTTCAAAACATTCTCTAAAATCCGTGCTCATTACAGAGAACTTCCAGGTGTAAGGATCCATCTTACTAAAAAAATTCCTCCTGCCGCGGGTCTTGGAGGTGGATCCACAAATGCCGCATCCCTTTTCTCTTTTTATTTCGGTTTGAGTCCTGAGTTTAGTTCGGATCATATTTTCGAACTAGCAGCAGAGATTGGAGCTGACGTTCCATTCTTCTTATCCGAAAATCATTCTTTGGTGTCCGGAAAAGGTGAGGTCTTGAAAGAAATTCAGGTGCATCCTGGTCAGGGAATTCTGGCCTTAACTCCTCAGGTACTCTCGACTGCCGAAATGTACGCAGGTCTCAAAAAGCCTTTACAAGCCGACCCTCCCTCGAAAAGATGGATTTCTCTAGACAATGACGTCGAGTTTTCTTTAAAAGAAGGAAATTGGGCGGCTTTGAGAGGAAAGCTCGTAAACGACTTCGAGCCTCTTGCCTTCCAAAAATTTCCCCAACTAGGGAAATTAAAGGAAAGTTTTTTGGCGAATGGAGCTAGTTATTCCTCCTTAACCGGATCCGGATCTTGTGTCTACGGTTTGGTGCAAGGATTGGAGATACGGGAAGAGCTGTTCGCCAAAATGCAAACGGAATTTCCCGACCTTACGTTTGTAAGCTTTAATTATTAAAGAACGAAACTGGGCCGTCGCCAAGTGGTAAGGCAGCGGTTTTTGGTACCGCCATTTCATAGGTTCGAATCCTATCGGCCCAGCCACTGTTTGATTTCACCGGATTACTGAATGGACGCCAAAAAGGAAGCAGTCGCCGTAGTTTTAGCTGCGGGAAAGGGAACCCGCATGAAGACGGAGCTCCCAAAGGTGGCTGTTCCTTTAAATGGAAAGCCCCTTTTAAACCATGTTATTGATCACCTCAAAGAAGCAGGCATCAATGACATAGTCATAGTTGTAGGCTATAAAAAAGAAGAAGTCCAAGCACTTTGCGCTGGGATCCCTGGAATTCGTTTCGCCGAACAAAAAGAGCAATTAGGCACAGCTCACGCAGTATTAAGCGCCGAAGAATTTGTTAAATCCCATAAAGGTCCTATCCTTGTAGCTTGCGGGGATGTTCCTATGATCACTGGGGACACATTCGGTTCTCTCGTTTCCACTCATGTCCAAAACGGATTCTCCGCTACTCTTCTTTCCGCAAAGGTAGATATTCCTACCGGTTACGGAAGGATCGTTCGTGATTCTTCCGGAGAAGTAACTGCAATCGTTGAAGAAAAAGACGCAGATGCGGAGCAGAAAAAAATAAACGAGATAAACACCGGAACGTATGTTTTCAGTTCCGAAATTCTTTTCGAATCTCTTAGAAAAATAGGAAACAGCAATGCTCAGGGGGAATATTATCTTCCTGATCTAGTTGAGTTGTACAAAAAAGAAGGAAAAAAGTTGGGCGCAGTGATTCTTAAAAACAGCGGAGAAAGCCAAGGTGTGAATTCTCCAGCGGACCTGGAAAACTTAGCGGCAGTTTTAAATGGAGCGGTTGCAAAATGAGCGGCTCTAATATCGCAGTTTTTTCGGGATCTTCCAATCGTACGATCGCAAATGAAATTTGCCAAGAATTAGGAATAGCTCCGGGCAAGATCAATCTTCGTAAATTTTCCGACGGAGAGATCGCGGTTAAGATAGAAGAGAACGTAAGAGGAAGAGACGTATTCATAATCCAATCTACTTCTGCGCCAGCAAACGATAACTTGATGGAATTACTTTTGATCATGGACGCGTTAAGACGTGCTTCTGCAAAAAGTATTTCAGTAGTCGTTCCTTATTATGGTTACGGACGCCAAGATAGAAAAGCGGAACCAAGAGTTCCAATTTCCGCAAGAGTAGTTGCGGATTTGATCGAAACCTTAGGTCCTACAAGAGTGATCGTGATGGATCTTCATGCGGACCAAATCCAAGGTTTTTTCAAAGTGCCTGTGGATAATTTACATTTTAATCCTGTACTGGTAGAATACATCTTAAGCAAGAAATTCGATGATCTAGTCATCGTTTCTCCTGACTCTGGCGGCGCGGAAAGAGCCAGATCCTTCGGTAAAAAAGTGAACGCAACTTTAGCGATCATAGACAAGAGAAGACCGAAGGCAAACGTTTCCGAAGTGATGAATGTGATCGGAGAGATAGAAGGTAAAAATTGTATCCTTCTGGACGATATGATAGACACCGCTGGCACAATCTGTAAGGCGGCTGACGCTCTTTTAAAGAATGGAGCCAAGTCTGTGTATTGTGCCGCTACTCACGGAGTTCTTTCCGGAGAAGCTATCGATCGTTTGAACTCTACACCTTTCACAGAGGTAGTATTGTCTAATACGATCGAGATACCAGAGTCCAAAAAGATCACAAAGTTAAAAACTCTATCCGTAGCTCCGTTATTCGCAGCTGCGATCCAGAGAATATCGACCAATCAATCGGTCAGCGACCTATTTATATAAGAACAAGGGTAAAGACAATGAGCCACAAATTAGCTGTCAAAAAAAGAACTGAAACCGGCAAGAACGTAAACAATCGTCTTCGTGAAGCTGGACAAGTTCCTATTAACATCATCGGAGGCGGGAATGCCGCATCCGGTTCCGTAAACGAGAAAGAACTTGAAAAATTAGTTCATTCCGGGATCCGTCAATCCACTCTAATCGAGTTGGAAGTAGAGGGAGAAGGAATCCAAAAGGTTTTCGTTAAAGAAGTACAACGTTTTCCTGAAATCGACAGAATTCGCCACGTAGACTTCTACAAAGTTGAACCTGGTAAGAAGATCGTTACTAAGATCGGAATTCGCACCGAGGGAACTGCAAAAGGTTCTAAGATGGGTGGTCAGTTCGACCATTTGATCCACGAGATCCGTGTGAAAACTGTTCCTGAGGATCTGATTGAAACTCTGGTTCTAGATGTAACTGATCTAGATGTGGGCGATTTTATCAAAGTTAGTAACTTAAAAGTTCCTGCAAGCTGGGAAATTTTAGTTAACGGAGATCCGATCGTTGCAGCAGTTCTGAAAACCAAAGCTTTACTTGCTCAAGAAAGAGCAGAAGCTAAGGAAGCAGCTGGAGCGAAGCCGGGAGCAAAAGCCGGAGCTAAAAAAGGGAAATAATTTCCCCATCCCGAGATCTAAAAAATTGGAGTACGTTATTGTATGAAGCTAATCGTCGGATTGGGTAATCCCGGAGACAAATACAATAATAACCGAGCAAATATCGGCTTCAAAATTTTAGACGTGATCGCCAATAATATAAACGTTGAGATCAAGACTAAAAAGAAAAAGTCTTTGATCGGGCGCGGCGATTTCGAAGGAGAAGAGGTTGTATTATTAAAACCTCAGACCTTCAGCGATCTATCGGGAGAATCCGTTCTGTACATAGCTTCCTTCCTGAAAATTCAGGTACAGGATATTCTTGTAATTCACGAAGATTTAACCTTACCCTTGGGTAAAATTGTAGTGGATAAGGGAGCTAACGGAAACGAAAACCCCGGGATCAAATCAGTGATCCAATCCTTACGTTCTCCAAATTTTATTCGTATCCGTATTGGGATCGGTAACGACCAATTCGATGGCACTAATTTGGACGGATTTTTGAAAGAAGATTTCCAACCTCTGGAAAACTTAAGTTTGATCCAGATCATCAACGACGCGGAAGCTGCAATTCGCTCCATCAGTTTGGGCGATATAGAAGACGTGATCGAAAAGTACAGACTGTAAAAATCCTTTACTTTTCCGGAAAAAAAGGGACTCTGATTGTGGGAACCTTTTCTGCGGAATCGGTTTCCAAATATTATACCGGTTTACGATTCCGGCGGGTCCAAGACCTGTTTCCTTTAGTCTAATCTACGGGAAGAATGCGGCTCCAAGGAGATGGTGGAGCTTGGGAGTTACACATGAATAACAATAATAAAGGTCTTAGATTACTTATACTTTTTATCTTAGTAATCTTAGGATTAGCACTTCTCGTACCGCAGATCCAAACTGCTCTGGGAAAACCTAGAATATTACCGTTCTCCCAATTTATGAGCATGGTAGAACCGGACGCTTCTTCCAAGCCGAAAGGCAAGTTGGTTAAGACTACGGACTCCAATTTCCCCGGCTGTGACAAATTAGTCATGGAAGGAGATATGATCAAAGGTTGTTACGAACCATTTGAAGAAGGAGCCACGAAAACTCCTGTTCGTTTTGAGACCAGGATCGCTCCTATCGACAAAGAATTTCTTTCTTCTTTAAGAAAAACGAATATTGATCTGGAAGTAGTTCCTTCCGAGAACGGACACGGATTCGGAATGTTGAGTTCTTTTCTTCTGATCGCTGTGATCGGTATTTTCGTATTTTACTTTTTTATTATGCGTCAAGTCCAGTCTACCGGCAACAAGGCTTTTTCTTTCGGAAAATCCAAAGCTAAGATGACTGTGGATCCTAAGGTTAAAGTAAGCTTCGCTGACGTTGCTGGATGTGAAGAAGCCAAAACCGAATTGGTCGAAATTATAGAATTCTTAAAAGACCCTAAGAAATTCCAAGCAATGGGTGCAAGGATCCCAACCGGAGTTCTTTTAGTGGGTCCTCCTGGAACTGGTAAAACTCTACTTGCTCGCGCCGTTGCAGGAGAAGCAGGAGTGCCATTCTTCAGTATCTCTGGTTCCGACTTCGTAGAAATGTTTGTGGGTGTGGGAGCTTCTCGTGTTCGAGATCTATTCGAACAAGGTAAGAAAAATTCTCCATGTATCATCTTCATAGATGAGATCGATGCTGTGGGAAGATTGAGAGGCGCCGGATGGGGCGGCGGTCATGACGAAAGAGAGCAGACCCTGAACCAAATGCTTGTTGAGATGGATGGTTTCGAGAAGAACGAAGGTGTGATCGTAATGGCAGCTACAAACCGTGCTGACGTTTTAGATCCTGCGTTACTCAGACCGGGACGTTTCGACCGCCAAGTGATGGTAGATCTTCCTGACTTAGTAGGAAGAGAACAAATCTTAAAAGTGCATTCTAGAAAAGTTCCTTTAACAAGCGATATCTCTTTGAACTCTATCGCAAGAGGAACCCCTGGATTTACAGGTGCGGACCTTTCTAACTTAATTAATGAGGCAGCTTTACTTGCTGCACGTAAGAATAAAAAACGTGTAACTCAAGAAGAACTGGAAGAAGCACGCGATAAAGTGATGATGGGTCCTGAGCGTAGATCCTTCTTCATTTCCGAAAAGGAAAAGGAAGTAATTGCGTATCATGAAGCAGGTCACGCGATCTTAGGAACCCTTCTGGCTTATACTGAGCCGGTTCATAAGGTAACTATCATTCCAAGAGGAAGAGCGTTAGGTCTGACTCAATCTCTTCCGACGGAAGACAAACATATTCATACTAAAGCGTATTGGTTGGACCAAATCGTAGTTTGCATGGGCGGATTCATCGCGGAAGAGTTTAAGTTCAAAATGACTTCTACCGGCTCCAGCAATGATATCCAGCAAGCTACAAATATCGCAAGAAGAATGGTCTGTGATTGGGGAATGTCCGAAAAACTGGGCACGATCAATTACGGAAGCGGCCATGAAAGTCCTTTCTTAGGAAGGGATATGGGTCAGAGCAACAAAGCTTATAGCGAAGAATTTGCCGCAATGATCGACAAAGAGATCAGAGGGATCGTTCAGACTTGCCTAGATAAAGGAAGGGAACTTGTCCGTAAGAACTCTACCAAGTTCGAAAATCTTGCGAAGGCTCTTCTTGCAAAAGAAACCGTTGCGCATGAGGAATTGATGGCTATCGTTCATCCTTCTCATGAAGAAACTAAAAAGAAAACAGAACGTTCTAACAAAAAGGAGAAGGCGGGACAAATTCCTAATAAGCCCGCGTATTCTACCGGCATAGAATGAAATTCTGGCTTTTTAAAACTGAGCCTGACGTTTTTTCCATAGATACCTTGGCTTCTTCTCCCGGCAAAACAGCGCCATGGGAGGGAGTCAGAGGTTATGGAGCGAGAAATTACCTAAGGGATGAGATCAAAAAAAAGGATCTCATTCTATTCTACCATAGCAGTTGTAAACCTCCCCATGTAGCAGGACTTGCGGAAGTAGTCAAGGAAGGCTACCCGGATCATTTCGCTTTTGATAAGAAACATAAGTATTATGATCCCAAAAGTGATCCACAAAAACCGACCTGGTTCATGGTAGATGTGAAATTTAAGGAAAAATTTTCTCGCCCAATTTCGCTAGAAGAATTAAGATCCCACGGGCAACTAAAAGGAATGGTCCTTTTGCAGCCGGGTGGTAGACTTTCGATCCAACCGGTTAGCGAAGAACATTTTCATTATATTTGTAAATTGGCCGGGGCAAAAGGTCTCCCCGGTTAGGGAGATTTTTGGTGAATATTTTCCGAAAAATTCGGAACTTCAGCTTCATTTTGCTGATACTCATCTTGGGTATAGGCTCACTATATTCTCAGGAAGATGTTCCCGTTTTTCCGATTTCCGGTTCTATGTCCGGAACTCCCATAAATAAATTTACTTTCATCCGAAAGATCCGTCCTGGAGAAGTGAAAACTCCTACTGACTTAGAATCAGGTGACTGGACTAGAATGGATAAGGACAGTGTCTCTTTCAGTTTCACAGACGATCAGTTTTTAATAAAGTTCAAGATACAGGCGCCTCCTAAAGAAGGAACGATCTCCTGGTACTTAGTTTTGAATAATCCCGGGATGGAAAATCTCACAGTTTTCAAAAGAGTCTGGGGACCACAAGGATGGATCTGGTCGGAACTTTCCAGAGATACGAGGATGTCCTACATCCAACCTGCATTTCTGATAGAAACCCCTCCAAACAAACAGGAAGAATTTTTAATCCACGCTTCTACCAGAAGATCCTTGGTATTGAATTTCCAAGCTTGGGCTCCTAAGGAATTCGCAGCTCATATCCAGATGGAGAATCTGTTCTTAGGGATCTTCTTTGGAGCGATCGGGATCATGTTGATATATAACGGGTTTCTCGCCTTTGTGGTGAAGGATTCCAGTTATTTCTTCTACGTTTTTTATCTATTGTTTTATGGACTCTGGCAGATGGCAGTCACAGGTGTCGGGGCTCAATATTTAATCCCGGCTCCGGCAACTTCTTGGAACGATTATCTGACCGGTTTTGCATTTTTATCCGTTGCATTCTCTCTTTTATTCACACGTTCCTTCTTACATATGGAAAGAGAGACCGGCTGGAAGAATTATGCTTTCTTAATATTGGCGGCCTTCGCGATTTTCGGATTCATCGCTTCTTTATTTTCCAGCATTTACGGTCCTATGATTTGGGCAGTTTCCTGGTACCCTTTTTTAGCCGCTGTTTTAGTGATCTATTCCGCTGCGATCCGTTTGAGGAGAGGGTATCGTCCTGCACGTTATTTTCTATTGGCCTGGTCAGTTCTGATCCTTTTTGTTTTAATTACCGCTCTTAGGAACTTGTCCATTATCCAGGATACGGAGCTTACTCATTGGTCCGCACAATTCGGTTCTTTGGTGGAGATGACACTTCTTTCTTTCGCTTTGGCGGATAGGATTAAAACGTTAGAAAAAGATTCTCTACAGGCTCGACTAGAAAATTACGAAAGCCAATTGAAGTTAACAGAAATTGAGCAAGAGCTTAAGATTGCGAGGGAATTGCAAGAGTCCATTCTTCCTGATCGTTTACCTGAAGTAAAAAATCTCAAACTTTCTGTGAGAGGCGAATTTGCGAGTTCCGTAGGCGGGGATTTTTACGATTTTCATCAATTGGACTCAGGTAAATTAGGGATCTTCTTATCGGATGTTTCAGGTCACGGTGTTCCTGCTGCGATCATTTCTTCCATGGTTAAGTTGGCATTCTCTATTGAGTCTAGAAAGAATGAAGATCCTGCGGAAGTTTTAAGAAGTATCAACAGATCTTTGAGTGGCAAGTATGGGAAACATTTTATCACTGCGGCTTATCTTCTGATCGATCCAGAGAACGGAAAGGTAACTTATTCTAATGCGGGGCATCCTCCTATCGTTGCTATAGACAAGGAATCAGGAGAAACCAAGGAAATATTTTTACCTGGTTGGATCATGGGAATGGATCCGAATCTGAAAAACTCTGTGGTCGAATTCCAGATGAAACCTGGAGATCGTTTGATTATTTATACGGATGGGATCACGGAAGCCAGAAGTAAAAACGGAGAAATTTTCGGATTCCAGAGATTTTATAAATTGTTAAGCGAACAAATGCAATCGCCTGGAGAAAAACTGGCAGAGGATCTGTTTTCTACTGTGCGGAGTTTTACGGGGAACAGAAAACATTTCGAAGACGATCTGACTTTTCTCGTCTTAGATTATTTGCCGATCCCCGATGAGAGTGTAATTAAGGAAATTACTTCGAGCTTTTCAAAAAGCTGATCAGTTCGTTGGAAACTTGGATAGGACGTTTTCTGTAGCTCTTTTTGTATTCTTTTTTATATTCTTTATGACAGCTTTTGCAGGATGATTCCAGATTGCCTGAAGCAAGAGCGGTATCTGTGATCTCTTTCCATTTTACTTTTTGTTCGTCTAAGGCCCAATTCGGAACTTCTTTTAAGATCCTTTCGAGTGCGGCCTTATCACCTTTCTTAGCTTTTTTGGAAGCAGGTTTAGTGTAATCTTCCATAAAGTCGTGTAACGTGGTTTCTGTAGTTCCGGATTGCGCATAGGAAGCAGAAACGCCTAGTAAGAATAATAAAACGAAGGAAATATTTTTAAGTGTACGGTTCATCTGAGAAACTCCTCTTTTTCCTCTATTTTTAAGTCTTTATAAGTTTAGGGAAGTTCTTTCTTTTTTTAATCTAAGATTCGATTCCATTCTTGGTCGTAATAACGTACAAGACTCTGGTTGTCTAATCGATTCGGTTCAGTTGGCACTCTGGACATATCTTGCGGGAATTCCGAAATGGATTTGAGTTCAGTTTCATTCAGGAATTTTAATCCTGCCGGAAGGTCTTTTCTGTACCCTCCTAATTTTCCGACACTCCCTAAAATAAATCCCCATTCTCCGAAGGAAGGAACATATACATGTAAGGCCCTGGTATTAAATCCTGATTCCTTAAGAGTAGCTTCTACGCACCAGAAAGACATTCTAGCGAATAGAGGAGAAGTGGACTGTATCTCTACGATCGAAAATTCGTTGAGCCTTCTTTTTAAACTTCTGTAAAATGCGGTACTGTATAATTTTCCAATGGAGAAATTACTCGGATCCGGAAAATCTATCAACACCACGTCGAATACTGAATTCGATTCTTCTAACCATAAAAAAGCGTCTGCGTTTTGCACTTTTACTTTAGGATTTTTTAAACTAAATCCGTTGATCTCCGTGAGAACAGGCTGTTCCGAAAAGATCCGAGTCATCTCCGGGTCCAAGTCCACTAAGGTGATGGATTCTACACTTGGGTATTTTAGGATCTCTCTTACTGCTAAACCGTCTCCTCCTCCTAAAACCAATATTCTTTTTGGGTTTGGATGAGATAGAAGGGCAGGATGTGCCAATGTCTCGTGGTATCTATACTCGTCTCTGGAACTGAATTGTAGATGTCCGTTCAAAAAAAGCCTGAGCTCACTTTTGTATCTGGTCACTATAATCTTTTGAAAATTGGTTTGTTTGGAGTAGATGATCTCGTCTGAAAAAAGATTTTCCTCACTGTAATATGTGATCATTTCGGAAAATGCGAAACCTAATCCTAATAAGGTCAATACAAGAGCCGATTTCGCTCTCAATAAGTTTTTATGTTTCTCGGAAAGTGGAAGAACGAATGTTCCCCATAGTGCCGTTCCAGCGTTGAGTAATCCGAAAAAGAAGGAAGTTCTCACCATTCCCAATTTAGGAGCGAAGAATATCGGAAATGCCAAGGAAGCCAAAAGTGCTCCTGCGTAATCCAAGCTGAGCACTTTGGAAACCATATCACGAAATCCTAATTTATTTTTTAGGATGCGGAGAAGTAAAGGTATCTCCATACCTACAAGGGTTCCTACTGCTACAACGATAGTGAAGAGTGGGATTTGGAAAATTCTAGTTTGTCCAAAACTTAAGAATAGAATTGCAGCACTGAATCCACCTAATAATCCTAACGCGAGTTCCACGTCCAAAAACTTAGGGATCAGATCTTCGATCAGGTATCTGGAAAGCCAACTACCGATCCCCATGGAGAATAAATAAACTCCAATGACTAAAGAGAATTGAGTGACTGTCTCTCCGAGCAAGTAACTCGCCACAGTGCCTGCTAATAGCTCGTATACTAAACCGCAGGAAGAAAGGATTAGGACGGAGATTAATAAGGCTCTCTGCAGTTTATTTTCCCCCTGGGAAATTTCTGGTGAACCAAGCGTAATGAGAACGGTAGATACCAGGGTTTTGTCTGACGGTTTTAGGGACCTGGTTCACTTCTTCGAAATCGGTGCTTGCTCCACCTTTTGTGTATTCCGAAAAAAATCCCAGCCCTAATGAGGCTGCGAATAGAGGATAAACAAGGCCTTTTATAAAATCCCACATAATAAATCCTTAAACTCTTTTGGATTCAAAAGAATAACTTCTGAAGAAAGTATAGATCAAAGGAAGCCATAAGAAGATAGAAAATAAGAAGAATGGAGCGGGGCTCATCACATCTCTGATTACCTTTACATTATAATCGGAACCCCAACCTACAGGAAAGTCGGACTGGCTTTCCAATCTCAGATAATATCTTCCAGGAGGGATTTCCGATAAAGATTTAGAATCCGATTTGGAACCTTCCGACCAAGATTCTCCGTCGTCCACTCCATGATAATAACTAGTTTCGATAGAAGTATCGTAAGCTGTGTCCGTATCTTCGTTAATCAGAGCAGCAGAGAAGAATAGATATTTATTGTCTAATTCGGGAGCTTCGATCTGGATCTCCACATTCTCACTTGGTCCTCCTTTCAGTTCGAACACATCCGTAACGAAAGAATTATCTC
This Leptospira hartskeerlii DNA region includes the following protein-coding sequences:
- a CDS encoding polymer-forming cytoskeletal protein; translation: MKSILKLIVVALFLSAGLGSLQAGDLRKNGSLIGSIDSNGDVRLNGSLVGRFESGGDVRKNGSLIGRIDSSGDIRMNGSLVGSIDSSGDVRKNGSLIGRIDSNGDVRKNGSLIGSAVGIPRAQAAGFFFFFFLNE
- a CDS encoding helix-turn-helix transcriptional regulator — protein: MNPSTKKLQTKLAVIHLLQENKRMSLEDLSKYSGIDDIKDLKKELGKLYMVGSYPYTPDQFVELDYDGETIGIRMPLSLEQGLVLSVKEWATIRKLFLEEDEKETSSSRKKILKSILDKIHTILPSAGIPSENELKKDIEDSISEGKSLQIKYRAQGESEPESRKVDPWALLSFREEYLIGYCHSRKAPRTFRLDSILQLNRTLENVAEIPDEERKNAISKLKEFVQGGAGDSNFAEIYHTAEVYFNLHSRLHLERTSSKKQIGGVTYYLSKARIRNQDWFLSILKGFGPNVILQSPPALKERMIAYWETVSSDLSN
- a CDS encoding 4-(cytidine 5'-diphospho)-2-C-methyl-D-erythritol kinase, which encodes MLSPAKINLGLEIPYKRPDGFHEIRSVFLRLNWGDDIQIEPISPGSFELVSDNQIILEKRHLYDEVSEKGDIRKNILFKTFSKIRAHYRELPGVRIHLTKKIPPAAGLGGGSTNAASLFSFYFGLSPEFSSDHIFELAAEIGADVPFFLSENHSLVSGKGEVLKEIQVHPGQGILALTPQVLSTAEMYAGLKKPLQADPPSKRWISLDNDVEFSLKEGNWAALRGKLVNDFEPLAFQKFPQLGKLKESFLANGASYSSLTGSGSCVYGLVQGLEIREELFAKMQTEFPDLTFVSFNY
- a CDS encoding sugar phosphate nucleotidyltransferase; the encoded protein is MDAKKEAVAVVLAAGKGTRMKTELPKVAVPLNGKPLLNHVIDHLKEAGINDIVIVVGYKKEEVQALCAGIPGIRFAEQKEQLGTAHAVLSAEEFVKSHKGPILVACGDVPMITGDTFGSLVSTHVQNGFSATLLSAKVDIPTGYGRIVRDSSGEVTAIVEEKDADAEQKKINEINTGTYVFSSEILFESLRKIGNSNAQGEYYLPDLVELYKKEGKKLGAVILKNSGESQGVNSPADLENLAAVLNGAVAK
- a CDS encoding ribose-phosphate diphosphokinase, whose translation is MSGSNIAVFSGSSNRTIANEICQELGIAPGKINLRKFSDGEIAVKIEENVRGRDVFIIQSTSAPANDNLMELLLIMDALRRASAKSISVVVPYYGYGRQDRKAEPRVPISARVVADLIETLGPTRVIVMDLHADQIQGFFKVPVDNLHFNPVLVEYILSKKFDDLVIVSPDSGGAERARSFGKKVNATLAIIDKRRPKANVSEVMNVIGEIEGKNCILLDDMIDTAGTICKAADALLKNGAKSVYCAATHGVLSGEAIDRLNSTPFTEVVLSNTIEIPESKKITKLKTLSVAPLFAAAIQRISTNQSVSDLFI
- a CDS encoding 50S ribosomal protein L25/general stress protein Ctc — protein: MSHKLAVKKRTETGKNVNNRLREAGQVPINIIGGGNAASGSVNEKELEKLVHSGIRQSTLIELEVEGEGIQKVFVKEVQRFPEIDRIRHVDFYKVEPGKKIVTKIGIRTEGTAKGSKMGGQFDHLIHEIRVKTVPEDLIETLVLDVTDLDVGDFIKVSNLKVPASWEILVNGDPIVAAVLKTKALLAQERAEAKEAAGAKPGAKAGAKKGK
- the pth gene encoding aminoacyl-tRNA hydrolase, producing the protein MKLIVGLGNPGDKYNNNRANIGFKILDVIANNINVEIKTKKKKSLIGRGDFEGEEVVLLKPQTFSDLSGESVLYIASFLKIQVQDILVIHEDLTLPLGKIVVDKGANGNENPGIKSVIQSLRSPNFIRIRIGIGNDQFDGTNLDGFLKEDFQPLENLSLIQIINDAEAAIRSISLGDIEDVIEKYRL